In a genomic window of Acidobacteriota bacterium:
- the pgi gene encoding glucose-6-phosphate isomerase — protein MKAKASPLSKREAWKALSAHHRSVRKLHLRQLFADDPKRGERLTLEAAGLFLDYSKNRVTDETLDLLVALAKASGLRERIDAMFRGDRINVTENRSVLHVALRRPRGASLVVEGQDVVAQVHEVLDRLAAFAERVRGGAWTGHTGRRIRNVVNIGIGGSDLGPVMAFEALKHYSERSLVFRFVSNVDGTDFVEAVHDLDPAETLFIVSSKTFTTQETMTNAASAREWLLRGLGGDPKAVAKHFVAVSTNAAKVAEFGIDTANMFGFWDWVGGRYSMDSAIGLSTMIAVGPEHFRAMLAGFHEMDEHFRTAPFRKNLPVLMGLLSVWYANFFGASTVAVLPYEQYLKRFPAYLQQLTMESCGKGVTLAGKRVAWDTGPVYFGEPGTNGQHSFYQLIHQGTRLIPCDFLAFVEPLAPLGRHHDLLIANVLAQAEALAFGKTAAEVRAEGTARWLVPHRVFTGNRPSNLLMARRLDPATLGRLVALYEHLVFTQGAVWDIGPFDQWGVELGKVLAQRIVPELESPAAPKLAHDSSTNNLIRRYRKLKLDAPAKSREKETTRE, from the coding sequence ATGAAAGCCAAAGCTTCCCCCCTGTCGAAACGCGAGGCCTGGAAAGCCCTCTCCGCCCACCACCGGTCCGTCCGCAAGCTCCACCTGCGGCAGCTCTTCGCCGACGACCCCAAGCGGGGCGAGCGCCTGACCCTGGAGGCCGCGGGGCTCTTCCTCGACTACTCCAAGAACCGGGTCACCGACGAGACCCTGGACCTCCTCGTCGCCCTGGCGAAGGCGTCGGGCCTGCGCGAGCGCATCGACGCCATGTTCCGGGGGGACCGGATCAACGTCACGGAGAACCGTTCCGTCCTGCACGTGGCGCTGCGGAGGCCGAGGGGGGCGTCCCTGGTGGTGGAGGGCCAGGACGTGGTGGCCCAGGTCCACGAGGTGCTGGACCGCCTGGCCGCCTTCGCGGAGCGCGTGCGCGGCGGCGCCTGGACGGGCCACACGGGCCGGCGCATCCGCAACGTCGTCAACATCGGCATCGGCGGCTCGGACCTCGGCCCGGTGATGGCCTTCGAGGCGCTGAAGCACTACAGCGAGCGGTCCCTGGTGTTCCGCTTCGTGTCCAACGTGGACGGCACCGACTTCGTGGAGGCGGTCCACGATCTCGACCCGGCGGAGACGCTCTTCATCGTCTCCTCCAAGACCTTCACCACCCAGGAGACCATGACCAATGCCGCCAGCGCCCGGGAGTGGCTGCTCCGCGGGCTGGGGGGCGACCCGAAAGCCGTGGCGAAGCACTTCGTCGCCGTGTCCACTAACGCGGCGAAGGTGGCGGAGTTCGGCATCGACACCGCCAACATGTTCGGCTTCTGGGACTGGGTCGGGGGGCGCTACTCCATGGACTCGGCCATCGGCCTCTCCACCATGATCGCCGTGGGCCCGGAGCACTTCCGGGCGATGCTGGCCGGGTTCCACGAGATGGACGAGCACTTCCGCACCGCCCCGTTCCGCAAGAACCTCCCGGTCCTGATGGGGCTCCTCTCGGTGTGGTACGCCAACTTCTTCGGGGCCTCCACCGTGGCGGTCCTCCCCTATGAGCAATACCTCAAGCGCTTCCCCGCCTACCTCCAGCAGTTGACCATGGAGAGCTGCGGCAAGGGGGTGACCCTGGCGGGGAAGCGGGTCGCCTGGGACACCGGCCCCGTCTACTTCGGCGAGCCGGGGACCAACGGGCAGCACTCCTTCTACCAACTGATCCACCAGGGGACCCGGCTGATCCCGTGCGACTTCCTCGCCTTCGTCGAGCCGCTGGCCCCGCTGGGACGCCACCACGATCTTCTGATCGCCAACGTCCTCGCCCAGGCCGAGGCGCTGGCCTTCGGGAAGACCGCCGCGGAGGTCCGGGCCGAGGGGACGGCGCGCTGGCTCGTTCCGCACCGCGTCTTCACGGGCAACCGGCCGTCCAACCTCCTCATGGCCCGGCGGCTCGACCCCGCCACCCTGGGACGGCTCGTGGCGCTCTACGAGCACCTCGTCTTCACCCAGGGCGCGGTGTGGGACATCGGCCCCTTCGACCAGTGGGGCGTGGAGCTGGGGAAGGTGCTGGCCCAGCGCATCGTCCCGGAACTGGAGAGCCCGGCGGCGCCGAAGCTCGCCCACGACAGCTCCACCAACAATCTGATCCGCCGCTACCGGAAGCTGAAACTTGATGCACCCGCAAAAAGTCGCGAAAAGGAGACGACCCGCGAATAA
- a CDS encoding transposase gives MTRGRTLTLYRHRLPHWEVEEGRYFVTISLSGCVPHDIAERIHSIAQRLRDHEEWDRDAFHRKVFLEMEDWLHRNADRRELEQSDIAAMVMEAIRYRQEREQWRVLEYCVMPNHLHLFVQSLLGAERGAMMDSLSRFKRWTGHQAMKLLGRHGEFWHNEWFDHWSRTGEEDARIRAYIRNNPVKAGLVTDYQDWPYGSWAGKCVGRAEAPEYAGRAEAGDSGQGNEGDEGEKA, from the coding sequence GTGACCCGAGGCAGGACCCTCACCCTCTACCGGCATCGTCTCCCCCACTGGGAAGTGGAAGAAGGCCGATACTTCGTCACGATCAGCCTCTCCGGCTGCGTACCCCATGACATTGCGGAGCGCATACACTCGATCGCCCAGCGGTTGAGGGACCATGAAGAATGGGACAGGGATGCCTTTCACCGGAAGGTATTTCTGGAGATGGAAGACTGGCTTCACCGGAATGCGGACCGGCGTGAACTCGAGCAGTCGGACATCGCCGCAATGGTCATGGAGGCGATCCGTTACCGCCAGGAAAGGGAGCAGTGGCGGGTTCTCGAGTACTGCGTCATGCCGAATCACTTGCACCTGTTCGTCCAGTCTCTGCTGGGGGCCGAGAGGGGGGCGATGATGGACAGCCTTTCGCGCTTCAAGCGGTGGACAGGTCACCAGGCGATGAAGCTGCTGGGCAGGCACGGGGAATTCTGGCACAACGAGTGGTTCGATCACTGGTCCCGTACCGGGGAGGAGGACGCGAGGATCAGGGCCTACATCCGAAACAACCCCGTCAAGGCGGGGTTGGTGACGGACTACCAGGACTGGCCATACGGCTCATGGGCTGGAAAGTGCGTCGGCCGAGCCGAGGCACCGGAGTACGCCGGCCGAGCCGAGGCCGGCGATTCGGGACAAGGAAATGAAGGGGATGAGGGGGAGAAGGCCTGA
- a CDS encoding type II toxin-antitoxin system prevent-host-death family antitoxin — translation MRNPMKTVTWPKKAARLQFSDMIREVMEGARVVITERGKPVVDVTPHMEPDLPLRPRCRPRRVTLRPGETTLADELAALRGDR, via the coding sequence ATGCGCAATCCGATGAAAACCGTCACCTGGCCCAAGAAAGCCGCTCGCCTGCAGTTCTCGGACATGATCCGGGAAGTCATGGAGGGGGCGCGGGTCGTGATCACGGAACGGGGAAAGCCCGTGGTGGACGTTACCCCGCACATGGAGCCCGACCTTCCCCTCCGCCCCCGGTGCCGTCCTCGCCGGGTCACCCTCCGGCCAGGTGAAACGACCCTGGCCGATGAACTCGCGGCGCTCAGAGGCGACCGGTGA